From Candidatus Cloacimonadota bacterium:
ACCCGGTTGATCCGTTCGGTACTGAGCAACGGCAGTTCAAGATGGGTGATCACACTCACTCCTGCCAGGTTACGCGGCCTTCCAGGAAGGTGCAGACTACACGTCCAGAGAGCGTTTGGTCCAGCCAGGGGGTGTTTTTGCTCTTGGAGAGCATGGATTCCGCGGTGAAAGTGGTGCTTGCTTCCAGATCGATGATGTTGAGGTCAGCGGGATGGCCGGTTTTGAGTTCAGCCGGCGGCAAGTCCAGGATTTTGGCCGGAGCACTGGTCAAGGCTTCAGCCAAGCGGGCCAGGGAGAGATGGCCGGGCTTCACCAGATGGTGGTAGAGCGCGCAAAAAGCTGTTTCCAGGCCTATGATGCCAAAGGGGGCGTGGTCGAACTCGCGCACTTTCTCAAAATCGGCATGGGGAGCGTGATCGGTGGCGATGCAGTCTATGGTCCCGTCCTTAAGCGCGTCCAAACAGGCTTGTCGGTCCTTTTCAGTTCGCAGCGGTGGTTTCATCTTGGTGTTGGTATTGAAGCCCCGGCAGGCTTCTTCGGTAAGAATGAGATGGTGGGGAGTGACCTCGCAGGTGACTTTTCCACCGCGTTCCTTGGCTTCGCGCACCAGTTCAATGGAACGGGCGGTGCTGATATGGGCGATGTGCAGCCTGGCGCCGGTGCTTTCCGCCAGCATGATGTCGCGCGAGACGATGACCTCCTCGGCCAGACCGGGAAGACCGGCAAGCCCCAGCCTGGAGGCGACACGTCCACCATGTATCTGGCCTTTACCTGCCAGATTGTAGTCCTCGGCATGGATAACCAGTGGCAGTCCGAAATTGGTGGCGTAGCGGATGCAGTTGAGCATCAACTTGGCGTTCTGAACGCAATTTCCATCATCCGAAACCGCGACAATCCCGCCGGACTGCATGGTGGCCATTTCGCTGATTTCCTTGCCCTCGCTCTTTTTGGTCATGGCGCCGATCACGTGGACCCTGGCCGAACCCAGGTCCTTGGCGCGACGCTGGATGTAGTCAACCGTGGCGATGTTGTCCACCACGGGATCGGTGTTCGGCATGGCGCAGAGACTGGTGAATCCGCCCCGGGCCGCGGCGCGGGTTCCGGAAACTATGTCTTCCTTATAGGTTTGGCCGGGGTCACGCAGATGAACGTGGATGTCCACAAAACCGGGAAAGATGTGTTTTCCGGAGGCGTTGACGATTTTGTCCGCCTTGGCCGGCAGACTTTTGGCGATTCTGGCGATCCTGCCGTTGCGGATCAGGATGTCACGGGTCTGAAACTTTCCGTTGATGTAGGCGGTGCCATTGATGATGAGTGTGGTCATGTTTCCCCTCCCTTATAGTTTTCCGCCGAGGATGAGGAACATTAGTGCCATGCGCACAGCCACGCCGTTGGCTACCTGTTCCACAATTATGCTATGGCTGCTGTCCGCGATTTCAGGCAGGATTTCCACCCCGCGGTTCATCGGCCCCGGATGCATTATCAGAGCGTCTTTTTTGGCATACTGGATGGTATCTTTGGAGAGCACGTAGTGCTTGCTATATTCCTCCAAACTTGGAAACAAGCCCTCCTCCATCCGCTCAAGCTGCATGCGCAGGCCCATCACGACGTCAGCGTCGCTCAGAGCTTCGCGCAGGTCATATTCCACGCGGCATCCGAAAATGTCCTCCAGCCAGCCAGGCATCAGGGTCCGGGGACCGCAGACGGTCACCTCCATACCCAGTTTTTTCATGCCGATGAGGTTGGAACGCACCACCCTGGTGTTCAGGATGTCGCCCACGATGGTGATCTTAAGACCTTTGAGATCGCCCACGTGTTCCCAGATGGAAAAGATGTCTAGCAAGGCCTGGGTGGGATGGGCATGGCGTCCGTCACCGCCGTTGATGACGGGCTTTCCGGAGTATTTGTTCACCAGTTGGGGGCTGCCGGGACTGCTGTGGCGGACGCAGTAGAGGTCGATACCCATAGCGTCGAGGGTATAGATGGTGTCCTGCAGGCTTTCGCCTTTCTGGAGTGAGGAAACCGAGGCCTGAAAGCTCACGACGTCTGCGCTGAGGCGGTTGGCGGCGAGCTCGAAACTCATTCTGGTACGGGTGCTGTCTTCCACAAAAAGGGTACAGACGGTTTTGCCGCGCAGGGTGGGAATTTTTTTATACTCGCGAAGGTTAATCTCTTTCATGCCTTGGGCGGCTGAGAGGATGTACATGATCTCATCGGCAGAATAGTCTTCCAGGTCGAAGAGGCTGCGGCCGACGAATTGGGGCTTAGATTCCATTTTGGCTCCTTTCCGGCTCACTGGCACGGATTAAAGGTGTTAATTTGCTCCTTTTTGGCGCGCTTGGGCATTCGGTCAAGTTATTTTTTGCCATCCCCTAATGGAAATACTCTCAAGCGGGAATCACCCATCACGCAAGTGCATATTGGCGAAACGGGTTGGAAAAAGTCTTGACTGATATTCCCCTTAGGATTTTTGGTATCTTTTAAAGGAAAAAACTCACAGGAGATATAATTATGAAACGTCTCATGATCCTGGCTCTGGCTGCGTTGCTCTTTCTTTCAGCCTGCGCCGCGAACAGGGAGAAACTCAGCCCCCGCGCCACTGTTGACCTGAAATCCGCCGACGTGGCCTACAACCAACAGAATGTGGAAGAAGCCCTCGCCCTTTACAACAAAGTGCTGGATGAAAAAGAAGGCAATCCCAACCACGCCCACGCCCTGAGAAGGGTGGCGGACATCAACCTCTACTATGGCGAAACCATTGCCGAAAGGGCAGTGGAATTCAATAAAAAGGCGTTTGAGAACTACAACAAATCCATCTCCATCATGGAAAAGTATGAAAAGCCCACGGAGAAAGAACTGGCCGCCATCCGCGACATGAAAAAACGCCGCACCAGCGCCTGGACGAGAATGTTCAACGCCGCTGACACCCAACTGGCCGATGGAAACACCGCCAGCGCCATTGAAATCTTTGAGACAGTAGCCGCGATGGACCCATCCCGCACTGAGCCCCTCTACAAGCTGGCAACCATCTACCAGAAAGACGTTAAGGACGAAGCCAAAGCCGAGGCCATCCTGCTCAAAATCTATGAGGTGAATCCCGAAGACAACACAGTGCAGGAATCGATGGGAATCTTTTACCTGAACAAAAAAGAATACGCCGCTGCCATACCCTTCTTCGAGAAAGTGAAGCAGACCGAACCGTTGAACGTGAACAACCTGATGAACCTTTCCTACTGCCAATTCGAACTGGAACAATATGAGGCTGCCAAGCTTAACAACCAGATGGTGCTGAACATCGAGCCCAACAACGAAGACGCCCTCGCCGACGCCAAATACATCGCCTTCAAACTGGAAGACGACGCTGCCGCGGTGGGTTTTCTGAAAAGGCTATTGGAGATCCGTGACGACGATAGAGACTATCAGGATATCAGCTTTCTGCTCAACAAGATGGAAGATTATCAAGAAATGATCACCTATGCCCGCAAATGGCATGAATATGACGGCATGAACAAAGACGCCGTGCGTCTTGTGATCCTCGGCGCTCAAAAGACCAGTAACAAAGCCCTCGAGACTGAATTCAACAACATCCTTAAAAAGATGAAATAAGCCTTTCCCGGATGGAAATCAGCCTGTCCGCTATCCGGGCAGGCTTTTTCTTTGCCAGAATGAAAGTCAAAACCGCTTATCTTTACGCCCTGGGCGCCGTGCTGGCCTGGTCCACCGTGTCCACTGCCTTCAAACTCAGCCTTCGGCATCTTACTCCGCTGGGATTACTGCTTTTCTCTTCCGTCGCTGCCACTCTCTTTCTGGCGGGAACGTTTTTTGGCTCAGGCCGGAAGCCACGGGAGCTCTTCAATTCCTGGTGGCGTTCACTACCAGCGGGATTGCTGAATCCCTTCATCTATTATCTGATGCTGTTCGTGGCTTATGACCGCCTCCGTGCCCAGGAAGCGCAGGTGCTCAATTACACTTGGGCGATATTGCTTTCCCTGCTTTCGGTTTGGCTGCTCAAAGAGCGGTTCCGCCTCAACGACCTGCTGGCACTGCTGTTAAGTTTTCTGGGAGTGGTGGTCATTTCCACCCGGGGACGGATTTTCCAGCTTCAGTTCGATGATCCCCTGGGATCTTTACTGGCGGTTTCCACTTCGCTGGTCTGGGCCTCTTACTGGATTCTGAACCTAAAGGACACCCGCGACGCCAAAGGCAAGCTGCTATTCAATTTCCTGGTGGGCACCCTGGCCACAGCGCTCTACGCCCAGCTCCGCGGAAAAATGAACCTGCCCGGGCTCTTCACTGCGGACGGCGTAATGCTTTGGGGTTTGCTGGGCGCGCTGTATGTGGGCATTTTTGAGATGGGGTTCACCTTCATCCTCTGGCAGAAAGCGCTTGAAACCAGCGAAAACACGGCCTCAATCTCCAACCTTATCTTCCTGACCCCCTTCCTGTCGCTGATCTGCATCGCCCTTATCCTGAAAGAAAGCATCCATCCCGCCACCTTCATCGGCTTGTTGGTGATAATCGGCAGCAATTTCTGGCAGAAAGGCGATTCCAAGCGAAAATCCGGACTGGATAAAGGCTGAAACCTGATTCCTACGAACCATGCCACTGCCTCCCTGGATTGGAATCAGGGTTAAACCGGCAGTTCGAGCTGCTCAGAGCCGTCTGATTCGCCC
This genomic window contains:
- a CDS encoding dihydroorotase yields the protein MTTLIINGTAYINGKFQTRDILIRNGRIARIAKSLPAKADKIVNASGKHIFPGFVDIHVHLRDPGQTYKEDIVSGTRAAARGGFTSLCAMPNTDPVVDNIATVDYIQRRAKDLGSARVHVIGAMTKKSEGKEISEMATMQSGGIVAVSDDGNCVQNAKLMLNCIRYATNFGLPLVIHAEDYNLAGKGQIHGGRVASRLGLAGLPGLAEEVIVSRDIMLAESTGARLHIAHISTARSIELVREAKERGGKVTCEVTPHHLILTEEACRGFNTNTKMKPPLRTEKDRQACLDALKDGTIDCIATDHAPHADFEKVREFDHAPFGIIGLETAFCALYHHLVKPGHLSLARLAEALTSAPAKILDLPPAELKTGHPADLNIIDLEASTTFTAESMLSKSKNTPWLDQTLSGRVVCTFLEGRVTWQE
- a CDS encoding aspartate carbamoyltransferase catalytic subunit, which translates into the protein MESKPQFVGRSLFDLEDYSADEIMYILSAAQGMKEINLREYKKIPTLRGKTVCTLFVEDSTRTRMSFELAANRLSADVVSFQASVSSLQKGESLQDTIYTLDAMGIDLYCVRHSSPGSPQLVNKYSGKPVINGGDGRHAHPTQALLDIFSIWEHVGDLKGLKITIVGDILNTRVVRSNLIGMKKLGMEVTVCGPRTLMPGWLEDIFGCRVEYDLREALSDADVVMGLRMQLERMEEGLFPSLEEYSKHYVLSKDTIQYAKKDALIMHPGPMNRGVEILPEIADSSHSIIVEQVANGVAVRMALMFLILGGKL
- a CDS encoding tetratricopeptide repeat protein, producing MKRLMILALAALLFLSACAANREKLSPRATVDLKSADVAYNQQNVEEALALYNKVLDEKEGNPNHAHALRRVADINLYYGETIAERAVEFNKKAFENYNKSISIMEKYEKPTEKELAAIRDMKKRRTSAWTRMFNAADTQLADGNTASAIEIFETVAAMDPSRTEPLYKLATIYQKDVKDEAKAEAILLKIYEVNPEDNTVQESMGIFYLNKKEYAAAIPFFEKVKQTEPLNVNNLMNLSYCQFELEQYEAAKLNNQMVLNIEPNNEDALADAKYIAFKLEDDAAAVGFLKRLLEIRDDDRDYQDISFLLNKMEDYQEMITYARKWHEYDGMNKDAVRLVILGAQKTSNKALETEFNNILKKMK
- a CDS encoding DMT family transporter, which produces MKVKTAYLYALGAVLAWSTVSTAFKLSLRHLTPLGLLLFSSVAATLFLAGTFFGSGRKPRELFNSWWRSLPAGLLNPFIYYLMLFVAYDRLRAQEAQVLNYTWAILLSLLSVWLLKERFRLNDLLALLLSFLGVVVISTRGRIFQLQFDDPLGSLLAVSTSLVWASYWILNLKDTRDAKGKLLFNFLVGTLATALYAQLRGKMNLPGLFTADGVMLWGLLGALYVGIFEMGFTFILWQKALETSENTASISNLIFLTPFLSLICIALILKESIHPATFIGLLVIIGSNFWQKGDSKRKSGLDKG